The Neochlamydia sp. S13 genome has a segment encoding these proteins:
- a CDS encoding DUF2225 domain-containing protein, translating to MNPTNLTNMRQPVTSSDLKPSPSSRENIITYGKTDLKICAELGLQDLYRLRLVCKEWKQIAEETDLWKKYYGNKSCFNFSKEKKQPSIAYKKETFKNPSTLISLSSEIYEQILPSFDNLTNDELKKIMNKDVFSSKASLEQAEKAYTLALQIAVQKKDTIQESFCIEKLGDIYLAKRTSETLLQAAGLYNYALRVFSEDMKKQEVLKEKLSMVQQTLIYGCQGEILDSSSMSKQFTANREALKEFRKIIETKVQVLGSNPSSEKVRDLYKEIAKWMKDFFEILAKQSIDTLGAVPCEYAMIGFGSLAREEMTPYSDLEFGILIQEDSEDNRKYFKRLTTLIHLSVINLGETILPALNIPCIKDASFFDSVTPRGFAFDGAGVEEKGCKTPFGNNGKTFELIQTPEKMAQYIAKDKEGQWWHKKEPHLPMELLNFTHLLGNLELTDQYKEKIQEKLKVPYQEPFNLRQYLAMKHLFQADMATFNPVMNELERQGMLFKVKNDLYRFPHLALDRLALLKEITASDTFGRIEELNRQDILTEGAAEKLKDWMSIALFMRLKTYSHYQAQREMMNPLIQPFSLEKPQLIKEHFTFNKDVLKQVEGIYRTFIPFYQGMIKFLSGDESILKSSDLNDDSFQTRGDIALRLYQHEEATKCYLSAIEANQENSELLNSLGILYQEQGVLADAIKYIEKALDTDLKLFSENPAPVARDYNNLGQIYLEQGKLVEAAEYIRKALEIDLKLFNENPAAVARDYNNLGLIYINDGKLNEAFEYISQALAINEKFFKDNPLTTAIHYNNLTLVYIEQGMLDEATKCIKQALDISLKLLGEDHSNVARLYTNWGAIYEKQYNFEKAAEKVSQALDIDLVLFGKKHPTVAHYYNNLGMIYREQGKLEKAAEYVEQALDIGLQLYDKKHFTMAVYYTNLGMIYYDQRDLKKALHYAKQAHAINCELLGGNHLNVVKNYNNLGLIYQEKGKPKEAIRFIKQALANRSNFLGKSDFMFASLYNNLGTIYREQGKLEKAAEHIEQALSISLNLYGKDHAEVANYYNNLGTIYHAQGKLEKAADYSTQALIVARKLYGETHPNLAKYYNNLGMIYKDLGTLEKAAKYVEQALNLDLQIPSKIHPNIAKYYNNLGMIHKDLGNLEKAAKYVEQALNIDLQLSGETHPDLLTYYNNLQAIYLAQEDLEKTIKYINKAVFINRMLHGETHSKIASLYNKLASIHKKQGKFEEAAKHLNQAISIAHKRYSKPHPKLAKYYSDLGMIYQDHGKLQEAIKSVTQALDIHLKLFGENHPTVATDYNNLGMIYKDQGKLEEAARYVHQAVDIHLELHDEDHATLANYYNNLGVIYQAQKQLEKAAEYARQALNLGLRHLAKTDTKLALYYYNLGIIYQELRQARRSY from the coding sequence ATGAATCCAACCAATCTAACGAATATGAGGCAGCCTGTTACTTCTTCAGACCTTAAACCGTCCCCCTCTTCTAGGGAAAATATCATCACATATGGGAAAACTGATTTAAAGATATGCGCAGAATTAGGACTGCAAGACTTGTACCGCTTAAGATTAGTTTGCAAAGAATGGAAACAAATCGCTGAAGAGACTGATTTATGGAAAAAGTATTATGGTAATAAAAGTTGCTTTAATTTTTCGAAAGAAAAAAAGCAGCCTAGTATTGCATACAAGAAAGAAACTTTTAAGAATCCCAGCACTTTGATTTCATTATCTTCAGAAATTTATGAACAAATCCTTCCTTCTTTTGATAATTTAACAAATGATGAATTAAAAAAAATCATGAATAAGGACGTTTTTTCATCAAAGGCTAGCTTAGAACAAGCCGAGAAAGCCTATACATTAGCTTTGCAAATTGCTGTACAAAAAAAAGATACTATCCAAGAAAGCTTCTGTATAGAAAAGTTAGGTGATATCTATTTAGCAAAAAGAACTTCTGAAACGCTTCTTCAGGCTGCAGGGCTTTATAATTATGCGTTACGGGTCTTTTCAGAAGATATGAAGAAACAAGAAGTTCTTAAAGAAAAATTGTCAATGGTACAACAAACACTTATCTATGGGTGTCAGGGTGAAATTTTGGATTCTAGCTCGATGAGTAAACAATTTACAGCTAATCGTGAAGCATTAAAAGAGTTTAGAAAAATAATAGAGACGAAAGTCCAAGTTCTTGGCTCGAATCCTTCATCTGAGAAAGTAAGAGATCTTTACAAGGAAATTGCTAAATGGATGAAAGATTTCTTTGAAATTCTTGCCAAGCAGAGTATTGATACCTTAGGAGCTGTTCCCTGTGAGTATGCCATGATAGGCTTTGGTTCCCTAGCTAGAGAAGAGATGACTCCTTATTCCGATTTAGAATTTGGCATTCTAATCCAAGAAGATAGTGAAGATAATAGAAAGTATTTTAAGCGCCTGACTACTCTAATTCACCTTAGCGTTATTAACTTAGGAGAGACGATTCTTCCTGCTTTAAATATTCCCTGCATAAAAGATGCTAGTTTTTTTGATAGTGTTACTCCTAGAGGCTTTGCTTTTGATGGGGCAGGAGTAGAAGAGAAAGGTTGTAAAACTCCTTTCGGCAATAATGGTAAGACGTTTGAGCTTATTCAAACTCCTGAAAAGATGGCTCAGTACATCGCTAAAGATAAAGAAGGACAATGGTGGCATAAAAAAGAGCCTCATCTTCCGATGGAGCTTCTGAACTTTACCCATCTGTTAGGCAATCTTGAATTAACTGATCAATATAAAGAAAAAATTCAAGAAAAACTTAAAGTTCCTTATCAGGAACCCTTTAATCTACGCCAGTACTTGGCCATGAAGCACTTATTTCAAGCGGATATGGCGACATTTAATCCAGTAATGAATGAGTTAGAAAGACAAGGCATGCTTTTTAAAGTTAAGAATGATCTTTATCGTTTCCCTCACCTTGCTTTGGACCGACTAGCCCTACTTAAGGAAATAACAGCTTCCGATACTTTTGGTAGAATTGAGGAGTTAAATAGACAAGATATTTTAACAGAGGGCGCAGCTGAAAAGTTAAAGGATTGGATGAGTATCGCCCTATTTATGCGACTTAAAACCTATTCTCATTATCAGGCGCAGAGAGAAATGATGAACCCTCTTATACAGCCTTTTAGCTTAGAGAAGCCTCAACTCATAAAAGAACATTTCACTTTTAACAAAGACGTATTAAAACAAGTCGAGGGAATTTACCGCACATTTATCCCATTTTATCAAGGTATGATAAAATTTTTATCTGGCGATGAATCAATCCTTAAATCTTCCGACTTAAATGATGACTCCTTCCAAACGAGAGGAGATATTGCTTTAAGGCTTTATCAGCATGAAGAGGCAACAAAATGTTATCTTTCAGCAATAGAAGCAAATCAAGAAAATTCTGAGCTACTAAATTCCTTAGGAATACTCTACCAAGAACAAGGCGTGTTAGCAGATGCCATTAAGTATATTGAAAAAGCTCTCGATACTGATCTTAAGCTTTTTAGTGAAAACCCTGCCCCTGTGGCTAGAGATTATAATAATTTAGGACAAATCTACCTAGAACAAGGCAAGTTAGTAGAAGCTGCTGAGTATATTAGAAAAGCACTCGAGATTGATCTAAAGCTTTTTAATGAAAACCCTGCCGCTGTAGCTAGAGATTATAATAATTTAGGATTAATTTACATAAATGATGGCAAGTTAAATGAAGCTTTTGAATATATTAGCCAAGCTCTAGCAATTAACGAAAAGTTTTTTAAAGATAACCCTCTCACCACGGCTATACATTACAACAATTTAACATTAGTATACATAGAACAAGGAATGTTAGATGAGGCCACCAAGTGTATCAAGCAAGCCCTCGACATCAGTCTTAAGCTTTTAGGCGAAGACCATTCAAACGTGGCGCGCCTTTACACTAATTGGGGAGCAATCTACGAGAAGCAATATAATTTTGAAAAGGCCGCTGAAAAGGTTAGTCAAGCTCTCGACATTGATCTCGTGCTCTTTGGCAAAAAACATCCTACTGTAGCACATTATTATAATAACCTTGGAATGATATATCGAGAACAAGGCAAATTAGAAAAAGCTGCAGAGTACGTTGAGCAAGCGCTCGATATTGGGCTTCAGCTTTACGATAAAAAACATTTTACTATGGCTGTCTATTACACTAATCTAGGTATGATATACTACGATCAAAGGGATTTAAAAAAGGCACTTCATTATGCCAAGCAAGCTCATGCTATAAATTGTGAACTCTTGGGGGGAAATCATTTAAATGTAGTAAAGAACTATAATAATTTAGGACTCATCTATCAAGAGAAGGGGAAGCCAAAGGAAGCTATTAGGTTTATCAAGCAAGCGCTCGCTAACCGATCTAATTTTTTAGGAAAAAGCGATTTCATGTTCGCTTCACTTTATAATAATCTTGGAACAATATATCGAGAACAAGGTAAATTAGAAAAAGCTGCGGAGCATATTGAGCAAGCGCTTAGCATTAGTCTTAATTTGTATGGTAAAGATCATGCGGAGGTGGCTAATTATTATAATAATTTGGGAACTATCTATCATGCACAAGGCAAGTTAGAAAAAGCAGCTGATTATTCCACTCAAGCGCTCATTGTTGCTCGTAAGTTGTATGGTGAAACTCACCCCAATCTGGCCAAATATTACAACAATTTGGGAATGATTTATAAAGATTTAGGTACTTTAGAAAAAGCTGCTAAATATGTTGAACAAGCGCTCAACCTTGACCTTCAAATTCCAAGTAAGATTCATCCCAATATAGCCAAATATTACAACAATTTGGGAATGATTCATAAAGATTTAGGTAATTTAGAAAAAGCTGCTAAATATGTTGAACAAGCGCTTAATATTGACCTTCAGCTTTCGGGTGAAACTCACCCTGATTTGTTAACCTATTATAATAATCTACAGGCGATTTACCTAGCTCAGGAAGATTTAGAAAAAACTATTAAGTATATTAATAAAGCTGTCTTTATTAATCGTATGCTTCATGGAGAGACCCATTCTAAGATAGCAAGCCTTTATAACAAATTAGCTTCAATTCATAAAAAGCAAGGCAAATTTGAAGAGGCAGCTAAGCATTTAAATCAAGCAATTTCCATTGCTCATAAGCGATATAGTAAACCTCACCCTAAGCTGGCTAAATATTACAGTGATTTAGGGATGATTTACCAAGATCACGGCAAACTACAAGAGGCTATTAAGTCTGTCACACAAGCTCTTGACATACACCTTAAACTTTTTGGAGAAAATCATCCCACGGTGGCGACAGATTACAATAATTTAGGAATGATATATAAAGATCAAGGCAAATTAGAAGAAGCTGCAAGATACGTCCATCAGGCCGTAGATATTCACCTTGAGCTTCATGATGAAGATCATGCCACTTTGGCCAATTATTATAATAACTTGGGAGTTATCTACCAAGCCCAAAAGCAATTAGAAAAAGCTGCTGAGTATGCCAGGCAAGCCCTCAATCTTGGCCTTCGGCATTTAGCTAAAACTGACACTAAGCTGGCGCTATATTATTATAATTTGGGGATAATTTATCAAGAACTTAGGCAAGCTAGAAGAAGCTATTAG